The Triticum aestivum cultivar Chinese Spring chromosome 5A, IWGSC CS RefSeq v2.1, whole genome shotgun sequence genomic sequence cccgcccgcgccgCGCCAGTATATTCACTCGCCGCGCTCTCCTTCCTCCGCCCCCCAACGCACGCGCGCGCATAGGAGGAGCAGACCAGCTAGCCGCGCCTCGATCGCAATGGCGCCGGAGCAAGGGTCGCGTGGCGCcaaggccgacgcggcggccatggagacggcgggccgaggaggaggagggcggccgTCGTCGGGGGCGGAGGCGGGGTGGGCGTGGTCGTGGGCGTGCTGCGCCGTGGCGGCGGGCGTGGCGGCGGTGGGGCTGGCGGGGGCCGGGGTGCTGGTGTGGTGGGCGGTGGCGTTCCACCCGGCGCGGGAGCAGCTCTGGATGGTGCccgtcggcctcgtcctcctcggcaCCCCGCTCGTCGCCTGGCTCTCCCTCTTCGCCTCCGGCGCGTGCCGCCGCCTCGGGACCAGCCACCACCACCCGCCTCCGGCCGAGCGATGAGAGTGAGACACACGATCCCATCTCGGCAGCTCCGCGAGCACGCATCGATCAGTGTTTCTTCCGGTCCCGATTCTTGATCCTGGCTGTGAATTACATCTTCTTTCGTTTCTCTCGGTCGCACTAGCAGCGGCAGCCGTGTTAGCATAGCTTCTAGTACTCTGTTGTTGGTGTTTCTTGTCGTTTAAGATGATCGGAATGTAAGCAGCAGTTGCCGCTACCTCAGTGCCGATGAGTATTATTTGGCTGGTAGGCCCGCAGATTAGTTGGATAAGTATCGTACTCCTACGTACGTGCAATTTTTGTGTACAAAGAAAAGGGTTTCCGTAGCCCCGCAGATTATTCTACTCC encodes the following:
- the LOC123108274 gene encoding uncharacterized protein encodes the protein MAPEQGSRGAKADAAAMETAGRGGGGRPSSGAEAGWAWSWACCAVAAGVAAVGLAGAGVLVWWAVAFHPAREQLWMVPVGLVLLGTPLVAWLSLFASGACRRLGTSHHHPPPAER